The following proteins are co-located in the Cryptosporidium parvum Iowa II chromosome 6, whole genome shotgun sequence genome:
- a CDS encoding serine protease, subtilase family, signal peptide has product MKKVNIFKLLPYLLVFFQKRVICNIFNTSSISINVVEGRSSDLELVIKNPADQSATPEVQVVEKVFSPYIMKQQKPPEEDYEQEHILGEFSEMGNMDDEDDYYYQEKDSNQEFNSEKVSRGQGRRSKVIPGRLIIKYKEKVLSKAVKELKVAGIMSKNGQYPKLDGVAFLTRVVSALSESADELVGIKSATVLEALDMMIVEVFNNSKASEYISKLSASFLHSDEVEYVEPDQEVRLADFGISSDSGAIYPNDPKFSEQWGMYNRVANTDSKVLMAWKHLGINTSVSKGSGVYYTPENHPKREVIVAVIDTGVDYTHPDLVENMWVNEKELYGRPGVDDDMNGYVDDIYGYDFANNRGAPVDDEGHGTHCAGTIAAKGNNHEGISGINWKGVKIMALKFLRGNGVGFLSDSVKAINYAIKMGANILSNSWGGGSFSQATYDAIKRSIDKNMLFVVAAGNDRNNNDIRPTYPSAYQLPNVLSVAAIDIHGRLGVFSNYGHRSVDMAAPGVDILSTSANKGYKRLSGTSMACPFVSGAAALLYAFDPSMTFDQAKTLILRSVTVLTTLRNSVRTSGTLNIHRAVQMMSQEAYNQENGKEFPRIGTSWITFKAPDTIGPQSSSILKLKAFGEKPGSFTSTLVVKLVDSNDREVTLAQGRLKTIINVVSIPKPKAILPNGNSTNLGLSFMGLEGTKTLIPISNSGIGTLEYMVEFVNMEGELGSKRKGKFKVYPPLGTILTVGEDQTNKDLQVSCIPHSLEGFISGHLMLRYNKGGMSSSSSSFSSNKISAKSTKIPYVRSNLFTETSSIINTLSNNIISPNSNYILSSSSSSSFPVGTERLAIKLYCKGYGIEIRPPSINRVIRIPETTISGFILFKGLENSFKPRIYLRFKSLRDPSSTGFERESKRKDYSRSNTSIKDLSPSKSYFKMVLSGENLPSKKRIIHRLEGMDSEEGKNKLYVSLDDVILPKANVKFDWVNIGINQETILTDLSNSDDGVQKVNLPRSWYFLGEKIDEIYVSVNGFISFSPIYSEAFVPALPSYAPPHGILAPLWTDFTTRGRRENTKIVTFLKTEEDEEDFGGGFGSGVGSRYRREERLEYEEEDDGEEKEEGKKRRWEFVIEWRNVFLKSEQYNSKSATFQCVLNSNGSVKFNYLSIPWEDLEDSRGISSSEKGSLAISRISSSTMLGWESIDGIRGKLY; this is encoded by the coding sequence ATGAAAAAggtaaatattttcaagttgTTGCCATATTTATTggtattttttcaaaaaagggttatttgtaatatattcaataccagctcaatttcaattaatgtAGTTGAAGGTCGGAGCTCTGATTTAGAGTTAGTTATAAAAAACCCTGCAGACCAATCAGCAACTCCTGAAGTACAAGTTGTTGAGAAAGTATTTAGTCCATATATTATGAAACAACAAAAACCTCCAGAAGAAGATTATGAACAAGAACATATCCTTGGAGAATTCTCAGAAATGGGTAATAtggatgatgaagatgattattattaccaaGAAAAGGATTCAAATcaagaatttaattcagAAAAAGTCTCTAGAGGTCAAGGAAGGAGATCTAAAGTTATTCCAGGAAGGCTTATTATTAAGTATAAGGAAAAAGTCTTAAGTAAAGCTGTCAAAGAGTTGAAAGTTGCAGGAATTATGTCAAAAAATGGTCAATATCCTAAATTAGATGGTGTAGCATTCTTAACAAGAGTTGTTTCAGCTTTATCAGAATCTGCTGATGAGCTTGTTGGAATCAAATCTGCTACAGTTCTCGAAGCATTAGATATGATGATTGTTGAAGTATTTAACAATTCTAAAGCAtctgaatatatttcaaaactTTCTGCAAGTTTTTTACATAGTGATGAAGTTGAATATGTTGAACCAGATCAGGAAGTTAGGCTTGCAGATTTTGGAATTAGTTCAGATTCTGGAGCAATATATCCAAATGATCCCAAATTCTCTGAACAATGGGGAATGTATAATAGAGTTGCAAACACTGACTCAAAAGTTTTGATGGCATGGAAACATTTAGGTATTAATACATCCGTATCTAAAGGATCTGGAGTATATTATACTCCTGAAAACCATCCAAAAAGGGAAGTAATTGTTGCTGTTATAGATACTGGTGTAGATTATACTCATCCAGATTTGGTTGAGAATATGTGGGTTAATGAAAAAGAGTTATATGGAAGACCAGGAGTTGATGATGATATGAATGGTTATGTTGATGATATATATGGCTATGATTTTGCAAATAATAGAGGAGCACCAGTTGATGATGAAGGACATGGTACACATTGTGCAGGTACTATTGCAGCAAAAGGGAATAATCATGAAGGTATTTCTGGGATTAACTGGAAGGGAGTTAAAATTATGGCTCTTAAGTTTCTAAGAGGAAATGGAGTTGGTTTTCTAAGTGATAGTGTTAAAGCTATTAACTATGCTATTAAGATGGGAGCTAATATTTTATCTAACAGTTGGGGAGGAGGATCATTTTCCCAGGCTACATATGATGCTATTAAGAGGAGTATTGATAAGAACATGCTCTTTGTTGTTGCAGCAGGTAAtgatagaaataataatgatattagACCAACTTATCCATCAGCTTACCAGCTTCCAAATGTATTATCTGTAGCTGCAATTGATATACATGGAAGACTTGGTgtcttttcaaattatgGTCATAGAAGTGTAGATATGGCAGCTCCAGGAGTAGATATATTATCTACTAGTGCCAATAAAGGTTATAAGAGGTTATCAGGGACTTCTATGGCATGTCCATTTGTTTCAGGAGCTGCAGCTTTATTATATGCTTTTGATCCAAGTATGACTTTTGATCAAGCAAAAACGCTTATATTAAGATCAGTAACAGTACTTACAACATTAAGAAATTCTGTTCGTACCTCTGGGacattaaatattcatagAGCTGTTCAAATGATGAGTCAGGAAGCTTATAACCAAGAAAATGGTAAAGAATTTCCTAGAATTGGTACCTCTTGGATCACTTTTAAAGCTCCTGATACTATAGGACCTCAATCAAGTTCAATACTTAAACTTAAAGCTTTTGGGGAGAAGCCTGGATCTTTTACATCCACTTTGGTTGTCAAGCTAGTGGATTCTAATGATCGTGAAGTTACTTTGGCTCAAGGTAGGCttaaaacaataattaatgtTGTTAGTATTCCAAAACCAAAAGCGATTTTACCAAATGGAAATAGTACAAATCTTGGATTATCTTTTATGGGATTAGAAGGAACAAAAACATTGATTCCAATTTCTAATTCAGGTATTGGTACCTTAGAATATATGGTTGAATTTGTCAATATGGAAGGAGAATTAGGATctaaaagaaaaggaaagtTTAAAGTATATCCACCATTGGGTACCATTTTAACAGTAGGTGAGGATCAGACAAACAAGGATCTTCAAGTGAGTTGTATTCCACACTCTTTAGAAGGATTTATAAGTGGTCATTTAATGTTGAGATATAACAAAGGAGGAATgtcatcttcatcttcttcattttcatcaaataagATATCAGCCAAGTCTACAAAGATACCATATGTAAGAAGTAACTTATTTACAGAGACatcatcaataataaatactctatcaaataatattatatccCCAAACAGTAACTATATCTTgtcatcatcttcatcaagTTCATTCCCAGTTGGAACTGAAAGACTTGCAATCAAACTTTATTGTAAAGGATATGGAATAGAAATTCGTCCTCCTTCAATTAATAGAGTAATCAGAATTCCAGAAACAACAATTTCTggttttatattatttaaaggaTTAGAGAATTCATTTAAGCCTAGAATTTACTTAAGATTTAAGTCTTTAAGAGATCCAAGTTCAACAGGATTTGAAAGAGAAAGTAAAAGAAAAGACTATTCAAGAAGTAATACTTCTATTAAAGATCTATCTCCATCAAAATCTTACTTTAAGATGGTTCTTTCTGGAGAGAATCTTCCTTCTAAGAAGAGGATTATTCATAGATTAGAAGGAATGGATTCTGAAGAAGGTAAAAATAAGTTATATGTATCTTTAGATGATGTGATTTTACCCAAGGCTAATGTAAAGTTTGATTGGGtaaatattggaattaatcAAGAAACAATTCTCACAGACTTATCTAACTCAGATGATGGAGTGCAAAAAGTAAATCTTCCAAGAAGTTGGTACTTTCTTGGGGAGAAGATTGACGAGATTTATGTCTCAGTAAATggatttatttctttcagTCCAATATATAGTGAAGCATTTGTACCAGCATTACCCTCATATGCTCCTCCTCATGGTATTTTAGCCCCTTTATGGACAGATTTCACAAcaagaggaagaagagaGAATACGAAAATTGTGACATTCTTAAAGACTGAAGAAGATGAGGAAGATTTTGGAGGAGGATTTGGTAGTGGAGTTGGT
- a CDS encoding PRP19 non-snRNP sliceosome component required for DNA repair codes for NLSQAIQNKLLFFLFFQVSINLIIMSLICSISGTTPEDPVISKTGYIFEKRLIEEYIRCNNSCPITKSELSLDDLIQVKSKSNLKPRLIKNTSIPGILDSLRTEWDAMAMEMFQLRSELEQTKSQLTHSLYQHDAACRVIARITREKDQAISRLAEIQNSILEKDEDNITSLQSVGGKRIRAEDNFVNIPEDVIDLFTEYSDKMRPIRKKQSFPDLIPAEQVKEFSLKSEIKLKENCNIEVGVAFNDEIYVSGMENGEILVSSIEFDRNEISSIPISYPQNCEQAVSIFAIEKYSGSQYSSKNTSQLLSSLNVLACFQNSNKIHIFSRNQEDDESFNLSLMDFNSSFESNIIINSLEKHPLGMHIIANSSNKGLFSMFDLESRKQLFLHQLEQNNSYSQLKPHPDGLILGGIVPNGNIVDIWDIRNLEKISSLEHPTKNNNIDHNDPNISRNSSLCFSNNGYYLLSTSLDNKIHLWDLRKSAILDSLELSTLPNNSNLILQIDESGKYASCFSKNHFSIFSLFNKHKLQLISSLSNFSNRNNNNNLPDNIHHIHFNQNLNSFSSLCHSGIIRMWTN; via the coding sequence AATCTTAGCCAAGCTATACAAAATAAGttgcttttttttctttttttccaGGTTTCTATAAACTTGATAATTATGTCATTAATTTGCTCAATTTCAGGAACTACTCCTGAAGATCCTGTGATCTCAAAGACAGGATATATCTTTGAAAAAAGACTCATAGAGGAGTACATAAGATGCAATAATAGCTGTCCAATCACAAAGAGTGAGCTTTCTTTGGATGATTTGATTCAAGTTAAGTCCAAAAGTAATTTAAAGCCAAGATTGATTAAAAATACAAGTATTCCAGGTATTCTTGACTCCCTTAGAACAGAATGGGATGCAATGGCAATGGAGATGTTCCAGCTTAGATCTGAGCTTGAACAGACCAAATCACAACTGACTCATAGTCTTTATCAACATGATGCTGCTTGTAGAGTGATTGCCAGAATTACTAGAGAAAAAGACCAAGCCATTAGTAGGTTAGCTGAAATCCAGAATAGTATTCTTGAGAAGgatgaagataatattaCTAGTCTTCAAAGTGTAGGAGGTAAAAGGATTAGAGCAGAAGATAATTTCGTTAATATCCCAGAAGACGTTATAGACCTTTTTACTGAATATTCGGATAAAATGCGACCAATTCGAAAAAAACAGTCATTCCCAGACCTTATACCTGCTGAACAAGTCAaagaattttcattaaagaGTGAAATAAAACTCAAAGAGAACTGTAACATAGAGGTTGGAGTAGCTTTCAATGACGAAATTTACGTCTCTGGAATGGAAAATGGCGAGATTCTTGTATCAAGCATAGAATTTGATAGAAATGAGATATCTTCTATCCCTATAAGTTATCCACAAAATTGTGAACAAGCCGTTTCTATTTTCGCCATCGAAAAATATTCAGGAAGTCAATACTCATCTAAAAATACTAGCCAGCTCCTCTCCTCCTTAAATGTTCTTGCTTGCTTTCAAAACTCAAATAAGATTCATATATTCTCTAGAAACcaagaagatgatgaatcTTTTAACTTATCGCTCATGGATTTTAACTCttcttttgaatcaaaCATCATTATCAACTCACTCGAAAAACACCCTTTAGGAATGCATATAATTgcaaattcttcaaataaaggCCTATTTTCCATGTTTGATCTGGAATCCAGAAAACAACTTTTCCTACATCAACTTgaacaaaataattcatattCACAACTCAAACCACATCCTGATGGCCTTATTCTTGGAGGAATTGTACCCAATGGGAATATTGTTGATATATGGGATATTAGAAATCTAGAGAAAATTTCATCCCTTGAACACCCCAcgaaaaataataatattgaccATAACGACCCAAATATTAGCAGAAACTCCAGCCTTTGCTTCTCAAATAATGGATACTATTTGCTTTCTACCTCCCTTGACAATAAAATCCACCTTTGGGATCTTAGAAAATCTGCTATTCTTGATTCTCTTGAACTATCCACACTCCCTAACAATTCTAACCTGATTTTACAAATTGATGAAAGTGGAAAATATGCCTCCTGCTTTAGCAAAAACCATTTCTCCATTTTCTCACTCTTCAATAAACACAAACTACAACTTATCTCATCCTTGTCCAATTTCtctaatagaaataataataataatctcCCAGACAATATCCACCATATTCACTTCAACCAAAATCTTAATTCATTCTCCTCATTATGCCACAGTGGAATTATTCGTATGTGGACAAATTAA
- a CDS encoding nucleolar protein GU2. eIF4A-1-family. RNA SFII helicase: KFSSLKISAGGHKPAHQKIGRENVALMTLKDGIVVVMSLLTGRTKKKESNMDHKKRKLESEVDGSIDRFPLSDESREILRSRGIERLFPIQAQSFESIYGKKDVLGKAKTGTGKTLAFVLPVIERLLKKGKFDPNKHGRRPLVLVLLPTRELAQQVSNEFELMKGKDRYKVCSVYGGSPEYPQIQEIKKGVDIVVGCPGRVLDFIERGILNVSKISVLTLDEADKMLEMGFKETVDKIIDCVRKETGDGETHSRQNKFQVLLFSATVPPWVKNILTEIMSSDTVTVDVTHISIHGEEEDEAAARSRIRHLAIQCAYPQRTGLLGDIITMYAGINGKCIIFTETKQTANEIAMRSEISKMCQVLHGDIQQNQREIALQAFKEGRYRCLVATDVAARGLHIDDVAVVIQLAPPRDIDTYIHRSGRTGRAGKFGTAIMFCNMSDYPFLSSIEKASKISFQRIGVPQYEEILQKTADSIGKDLLEKDIPSAMLDCVRDPAKHIIQGLWRKLTGKASRKRNRLGNSDDEETEAESNINDNDMDDDMPEIPDCAVRALSHCLLELTGINNDLKKIPHRSVLNGREDFKSYMITFNRLKEPIASNSYVWRCLKSNLRGCEGLIERIQCMTLLKKGDGAVFDVPLGSIRQWESAISNFTPKNNNGSGFFQIIPATSNLPELSIPVTDNNADFGHNGRMNSQHISNKVGYRQSGGSRGGGSGSMGSRGGGSGSMGSRGGFSRGGRRF, from the coding sequence aaattttcatCCTTAAAAATTAGTGCCGGTGGCCATAAGCCGGCACATCAGAAAATTGGGCGGGAAAATGTGGCGCTTATGACTCTTAAGGACGGGATAGTAGTGGTTATGTCATTATTGACAGGAAGAACAAAGAAAAAGGAAAGCAATATGGATcataagaaaagaaagttGGAGAGTGAGGTAGATGGCTCAATAGATAGGTTCCCATTAAGCGATGAGAGTAGGGAGATTTTGAGGAGTAGAGGTATTGAGAGATTATTTCCTATTCAGGCTCAGTCATTCGAGTCTATATATGGTAAGAAGGATGTATTAGGGAAAGCGAAAACTGGGACAGGTAAGACATTGGCATTTGTTCTTCCAGTCATTGAGAGACTGTTAAAGAAGGGTAAATTTGATCCAAATAAGCATGGTAGGCGTCCGTTAGTTTTAGTTTTACTTCCAACAAGAGAATTAGCACAACAGGTatcaaatgaatttgaGTTAATGAAGGGAAAGGATAGGTATAAAGTTTGTAGCGTATATGGTGGTTCTCCTGAATATCCTCAAATTCAGGAAATAAAGAAGGGAGTTGATATTGTTGTAGGATGTCCAGGAAGAGTTTTAGATTTTATTGAGCGTGGTATTTTAAATGTTAGTAAAATATCAGTGCTAACATTGGATGAGGCTGATAAGATGTTGGAGATGGGATTTAAAGAGACTGTTGATAAGATTATTGACTGCGTCAGAAAAGAAACGGGAGATGGAGAAACACATAGTAgacaaaataaatttcaagtATTACTATTCAGTGCTACTGTGCCTCCATGGgtaaagaatattttaacTGAGATTATGTCAAGTGATACTGTTACAGTAGACGTGACTCATATTTCAATTCATGGAGAGGAGGAGGATGAGGCAGCAGCCAGAAGTAGGATTAGGCATTTGGCAATACAGTGTGCATATCCTCAAAGAACTGGTTTATTAGGAGATATTATAACAATGTATGCGGGAATTAATGGAAAATGTATTATATTTACAGAAACAAAGCAAACAGCTAATGAAATAGCTATGAGAAGTGAGATTAGTAAGATGTGTCAGGTATTACATGGTGATATACAACAAAATCAAAGAGAAATAGCTTTACAAGCTTTTAAAGAAGGAAGGTATCGTTGTTTAGTAGCAACAGATGTTGCAGCAAGAGGATTACATATTGATGATGTTGCAGTAGTAATACAATTAGCTCCTCCACGTGATATTGATACTTATATACATAGATCAGGAAGAACAGGAAGAGCAGGAAAGTTCGGAACTGCTATAATGTTTTGTAATATGTCAGATTATCCATTCTTATCAAGCATTGAGAAGGCAAGTAAGATAAGTTTTCAAAGAATTGGTGTACCTCAATATGAAGAGATTTTACAAAAGACTGCTGATTCTATAGGTAAGGATCTATTAGAAAAAGATATACCCTCAGCAATGTTGGATTGCGTTAGAGATCCTGCTAAGCATATCATTCAAGGTTTATGGAGAAAGCTAACAGGTAAGGCATCTAGAAAAAGGAATAGATTAGGTAATTCTGATGATGAGGAGACTGAAGCTGAGTCAAATATCAATGATAATGATATGGATGATGATATGCCAGAGATTCCGGATTGTGCTGTAAGAGCTTTAAGTCATTGTTTATTAGAGTTAACAGGTATAAATAATGATCTAAAGAAGATTCCTCATCGCTCAGTATTGAATGGTAGAGAAGATTTTAAGAGCTATATGATTACTTTTAATAGGCTTAAAGAGCCAATTGCAAGTAATAGTTACGTATGGAGATGTCTTAAGAGCAATTTAAGAGGTTGTGAGGGTTTAATAGAAAGAATACAATGTATGACGTTGTTAAAGAAAGGAGATGGTGCAGTTTTTGATGTTCCACTGGGCTCAATTAGGCAGTGGGAGAGTGCAATTTCTAACTTTACTCCAAAGAATAATAACGGTTCAGGCTTCTTCCAGATTATTCCAGCTACAAGTAATTTACCAGAGTTATCAATACCAGTTACTGATAATAATGCTGATTTTGGCCATAATGGCAGAATGAACAGCCAACATATTTCAAACAAGGTTGGATATAGACAATCAGGAGGTTCGAGAGGCGGAGGTTCTGGCTCAATGGGTTCCAGAGGAGGAGGCTCTGGCTCAATGGGTTCCAGAGGTGGGTTCTCAAGGGGAGGAAGGCGTTTTTAA
- a CDS encoding cryptopain - cysteine proteinase secreted, possible transmembrane domain near N-terminus gives MDIGNNVEEHQEYISGPYIALINGTNQQREPNKKLKNIIIATLIAIFIVLVVTVSLYITNNTSDKIDDFVPGDYVDPATREYRKSFEEFKKKYHKVYSSMEEENQRFEIYKQNMNFIKTTNSQGFSYVLEMNEFGDLSKEEFMARFTGYIKDSKDDERVFKSSRVSASESEEEFVPPNSINWVEAGCVNPIRNQKNCGSCWAFSAVAALEGATCAQTNRGLPSLSEQQFVDCSKQNGNFGCDGGTMGLAFQYAIKNKYLCTNDDYPYFAEEKTCMDSFCENYIEIPVKAYKYVFPRNINALKTALAKYGPISVAIQADQTPFQFYKSGVFDAPCGTKVNHGVVLVGYDMDEDTNKEYWLVRNSWGEAWGEKGYIKLALHSGKKGTCGILVEPVYPVINQSI, from the coding sequence ATGGACATAGGAAACAACGTGGAAGAACATCAGGAATATATTTCTGGACCATACAttgcattaattaatgGCACTAATCAACAAAGGGAACCGAATAAAAAGTTGAAAAACATAATAATTGCAACGTTGATTGCAATCTTTATAGTTTTGGTTGTTACTGTATCTTTGTATATTACTAATAACACCAGTGACAAAATTGACGATTTCGTACCTGGTGATTATGTTGATCCAGCAACTAGGGAGTATAGAAAGAGTTTTGAGGAgttcaaaaagaaataccACAAAGTATATAGCTCTATGGAGGAGGAAAATCaaagatttgaaatttataaGCAAAATATGAactttattaaaacaaCAAATAGCCAAGGATTCAGTTATGTGTTAGAAATGAATGAATTTGGTGATTTGTCGAAAGAAGAGTTTATGGCAAGATTCACAGGATATATAAAAGATTCCAAAGATGATGAAAGGGTATTTAAGTCAAGTAGAGTCTCAGCAAGCGAATCAGAAGAGGAATTTGTTCCCCcaaattctattaattgGGTGGAAGCTGGATGCGTGAACCCAATAAGAAATCAAAAGAATTGTGGGTCATGTTGGGCTTTCTCTGCTGTTGCAGCTTTGGAGGGAGCAACGTGTGCTCAAACAAACCGAGGATTACCAAGCTTGAGTGAACAGCAATTTGTTGATTGCAGTAAACAAAATGGCAACTTTGGATGTGATGGAGGAACAATGGGATTGGCTTTTCAGTATGCAATTAagaacaaatatttatgtaCTAATGATGATTACCCTTACTTTGCTGAGGAAAAAACATGTATGGATTCATTTTGCGAGAATTATATAGAGATTCCTGTAAAAGCCTACAAATATGTATTTCcgagaaatattaatgcaTTAAAGACTGCTTTGGCTAAGTATGGACCAATTTCAGTTGCAATTCAGGCCGATCAAACCCCTTTCCAGTTTTATAAAAGTGGAGTATTCGATGCTCCTTGTGGAACCAAGGTTAATCATGGAGTTGTTCTAGTTGGATATGATATGGATGAAGATactaataaagaatattggCTAGTAAGAAATAGCTGGGGTGAAGCGTGGGGAGAGAAAGGATACATCAAACTAGCTCTTCATTCTGGAAAGAAGGGAACATGTGGTATATTGGTTGAGCCAGTGTATCCAGTGATTAATCAATCAATATAA
- a CDS encoding transporter protein with conserved Zn ribbon C11C7CxxC (with 9 transmembrane domain; similar to the plasmodium chloroquine resistance transporter, CRT.) — MNGSGRELLLGSESENEQIQIITLIKNGMSALNEGVIKPCKENFFLIVCMMSLLISSVFNSVFFKKMTSAMPNHVWFLTQLTSALYIPLFGLVLLISYFRGELSRDNLEFPMSKFWMMGFFDAFSSILTLLASTHTSGVMQVVLGQMCTPITLVMLSSICKDRFHKLQYIGATVMVMGIFIVKSTLILGIRKSSGAENSNQLIFNILFVIACIPASASSVYKDLSFREYSSLNENYLQFCVAATQVIIGFILVPINSLSILGPQKIEMNQIPSLLFDGANCLFLKRNSITESCGGELQRPCDNCNSAQFPVLIYFIANVICNVFSVLVLKHGTASTGFIVSTLRLPVTTLVFFSPRLVGKEATEPKVEDLIGILILILGLILYRLGSVKINQEEEEIQTEEEPERDYYELSSMTYSKETIDKIKSNTSSTTCSFNIEYDSSHFHSS; from the coding sequence ATGAATGGCTCAGGAAGAGAGTTATTGTTAGGGAGTGAAAGCGAAAATGagcaaattcaaataataacattaataaaaaatggaATGAGTGCACTTAACGAAGGAGTTATTAAACCATGCAAAGAGAACTTTTTTCTGATAGTTTGCATGATGAGCCTCTTAATTTCTTCTGTATTTAACTCAGTatttttcaagaaaatGACTTCAGCAATGCCAAACCATGTTTGGTTTTTAACACAATTAACTTCTGCTTTATATATCCCATTATTTGGATTGGTATTACTGATTTCATACTTTAGAGGTGAGCTTTCAAGAGATAATTTAGAGTTTCCAATGTCAAAATTTTGGATGATGGGATTTTTTGACGCATTTAGCAGTATCTTAACTCTACTTGCAAGCACTCACACATCAGGAGTGATGCAAGTAGTTCTTGGACAAATGTGCACTCCAATAACTCTGGTTATGCTTTCATCGATATGTAAGGATCGATTTCATAAGTTACAATATATTGGAGCAACGGTTATGGTGATGGGCATATTTATAGTAAAGTCGACATTAATATTAGGGATAAGAAAAAGTAGCGGAGCagaaaattcaaatcagttgatattcaatattctaTTTGTAATTGCATGTATTCCAGCTTCAGCCAGTTCAGTTTACAAAGACCTCTCATTTAGAGAATACTCGTCATTAAATGAGAATTATCTACAATTTTGCGTTGCAGCCACTCAAGTGATCATAGGATTTATATTGGTACCAATCAATAGTTTGTCTATTCTTGGTCCTCAGAAAATAGAGATGAATCAAATTccttctttattatttgatggAGCAAATTGCCTTTTTTTGAAGAGAAACTCAATCACTGAAAGCTGTGGAGGAGAATTACAAAGACCATGTGATAACTGTAATTCAGCACAATTTCCTGtcttaatatattttattgcAAATGTAATTTGCAATGTTTTCAGTGTATTAGTATTGAAGCATGGGACTGCTTCAACAGGATTTATTGTCTCAACTCTAAGATTACCAGTTACTACTTTggtatttttttctccaaGATTAGTAGGGAAAGAAGCAACTGAGCCGAAAGTGGAAGACTTAATTGGAATacttattttaattctagGATTAATTCTCTATAGACTTGGATCAGTGAAGATTAATCAGGAGGAAGAGGAAATACAGACGGAAGAGGAACCAGAAAGAGATTACTACGAATTAAGTTCAATGACATATTCCAAAGAAAcaattgataaaattaaaagtaataCTTCGTCAACTACTTGTTCCTTTAATATAGAATATGATTCATCTCATTTCCATAGTTCATAA
- a CDS encoding acylphosphatase, protein IIFNSKKKKKKNNNKNRLCSIVHSLDVLRMLKCEFEVFGKVQGVSFRKYTFLKANELNVFGWCKNTPSGTVIGELEGDEDSVIKMIDFLEREGSPGSTIEKCVVSNRRTVEEHAFNSFRIRCD, encoded by the exons ataatctttaatagtaaaaaaaaaaaaaaaaaaaataataataagaatagATTGTGTTCAATTGTACATAGCTTAGACGTTTTAAGAATGTTAAAGTGTGAGTTCGAAGTCTTTGGTAAAGTCCAGGGTGTTTCTTTTAGGAAATACACTTTTCTTAAGGCTAATGAACTTAACGTCTTTGGATGGTGCAAAAATACCCCTTCTGGTACGGTTATTGGCGAGTTGGAGGGAGACGAAGATTCTGTTATCAAAAT GATTGATTTTTTGGAAAGGGAAGGTAGTCCCGGTTCCACAATTGAAAAGTGCGTAGTCTCCAATCGTCGTACTGTGGAAGAACACGCATTTAACTCATTTAGAATAAGATGTGAT